A DNA window from Thermogemmata fonticola contains the following coding sequences:
- a CDS encoding Bax inhibitor-1/YccA family protein has product MSNYLVDGYHVESVAAEAPVSERVAFIRRTYAHVAGAGAAFVGLSVFLQVSGIAEQVMLQLFTSKLAWLGLMVVFIAGTWVAHSMAYARSNVGVQYAGLALYVLLYTLLFTPILTLASQPKYGGSPQLPLQAGIVTLAVFGALTVAVFASGRDFSFLGPILWVCSFAALGLILAAVLFGFSLGLVFCAAMVALFAGYIIYDTSNIIHHYGTHEHVAASMALFGSAAMLFYYILRIFMAVRSSD; this is encoded by the coding sequence ATGAGTAACTATCTGGTAGACGGCTATCATGTCGAGTCGGTGGCGGCGGAAGCTCCGGTGAGCGAGCGGGTCGCTTTCATCCGCCGTACCTATGCCCACGTGGCGGGTGCAGGGGCAGCCTTTGTCGGTCTGTCCGTGTTCCTGCAAGTCAGCGGCATCGCCGAACAGGTCATGCTGCAACTGTTCACAAGCAAACTCGCCTGGCTGGGCCTGATGGTCGTGTTCATTGCCGGCACCTGGGTCGCTCACAGCATGGCCTATGCCCGCTCCAACGTCGGCGTGCAATATGCTGGTCTCGCCCTGTACGTCCTCCTGTACACGCTGTTGTTTACTCCGATCCTGACCCTGGCCAGCCAGCCGAAGTACGGCGGCTCCCCGCAGCTTCCGCTCCAGGCCGGAATCGTCACCCTGGCGGTGTTCGGCGCCCTGACCGTGGCGGTCTTCGCTTCCGGACGGGACTTCTCCTTCCTGGGGCCGATCCTCTGGGTCTGTTCCTTTGCTGCCCTGGGTTTGATCCTCGCCGCGGTCCTGTTTGGTTTCTCGCTTGGCCTGGTCTTCTGCGCGGCCATGGTCGCCCTCTTCGCGGGCTACATCATCTACGACACCTCGAACATCATCCACCATTACGGTACGCATGAGCATGTCGCTGCCAGCATGGCCCTGTTCGGCTCCGCCGCCATGCTCTTCTACTACATCCTCCGCATCTTCATGGCCGTCCGCAGTAGCGACTGA
- a CDS encoding fibronectin type III domain-containing protein, translating into MFPRCILMTVRAMSAAVLMGALPPSLLSFPAPEADPPGAPRREAHPVNCWVLQSPRPGQPVPDFPYEGSGGYDPLRRRWIHHGGHDGIPQGFQTFLFDLESGRWEQRFPPTSPPGACCVDGANVFDRVQGVFVRFPGGSLGHGYQWSRGVKLKESHVWIYDPQTNEFINMRPEPYGMKGRQSAPIGGLNSSGTYDPEHELVISFGGQSSSGAHQRLFAYDVYSNQLYILPAKQSPPARDGAALAYDRSQNRLVLFGSQYLVDERTWLYDFQTENWEALKLEPHPPAHKVTRDYCTIPRMAYDSRHQVLLLVVWKAQDGHETWVLDLKQRQWRKMNPVQEPSPSKSRSRNLDYDEERNLFILETSSDKTNRPEIWTYRYAEQKQEKQLSAPQSLRALTDEEGGVQLAWSAVGGAERYRIYRAVADKPWQTQFTLAGQTDSCTWRDRAPSATATTWYRITAVDAQGRESPPSRRARSDPPAPRRLTASATDKGVSLQWPAADQADIVGWHVYRGRVIPRTVRKGQPAAWRDNDPEYDQPQFVEVQDIVQWQRLTREPVRQTHWHDTVTLRQKSPDSDYPWTVYAYVLRAVNRLGRESGPSPYVLTIPSEPRHVLCREVEDFAEIQWEPPLEKNVIGYHIYMLRGTWEIIRLTDQPIRETRYRYRVGRQRVTRFWVTAVDHLGQEGQPSSPAWFGRAYRGFFEGDWHQ; encoded by the coding sequence ATGTTCCCGCGATGCATCCTGATGACTGTCCGAGCTATGTCAGCGGCGGTGCTGATGGGGGCGCTGCCGCCGTCCCTCCTGTCTTTCCCGGCTCCAGAAGCCGATCCGCCGGGGGCGCCTCGTCGGGAAGCGCATCCGGTCAATTGCTGGGTTTTGCAGAGTCCGCGGCCCGGCCAGCCTGTCCCCGATTTTCCCTACGAAGGCAGCGGCGGCTACGATCCGCTCCGCCGGCGCTGGATTCATCACGGCGGCCATGATGGCATCCCCCAGGGGTTCCAGACTTTCCTCTTCGACCTGGAAAGTGGTCGGTGGGAACAACGTTTTCCGCCTACTTCGCCCCCCGGCGCCTGCTGTGTCGATGGCGCGAATGTCTTCGACCGCGTCCAGGGTGTTTTCGTCCGCTTTCCCGGCGGCAGCCTGGGCCACGGCTACCAATGGAGCCGCGGTGTCAAACTCAAAGAGTCCCATGTATGGATCTATGATCCGCAAACCAACGAGTTCATCAATATGAGACCAGAACCTTATGGTATGAAAGGACGGCAATCAGCACCTATCGGAGGCTTGAATAGTAGTGGAACTTATGACCCAGAACATGAATTGGTCATCAGCTTTGGCGGGCAAAGTAGCTCTGGTGCACATCAGCGATTATTTGCTTATGATGTTTACTCGAATCAATTGTACATCCTGCCGGCGAAACAGTCGCCGCCTGCCCGCGATGGCGCCGCCCTCGCCTACGATCGCAGCCAGAACCGCCTTGTGCTCTTTGGCAGCCAGTATCTGGTCGATGAACGCACCTGGCTCTACGATTTTCAAACCGAAAACTGGGAAGCCCTGAAGTTGGAACCCCATCCCCCGGCCCATAAAGTCACCCGCGATTACTGCACCATTCCCCGCATGGCCTACGACTCCCGCCATCAGGTCTTGCTCCTCGTCGTCTGGAAGGCCCAAGATGGACATGAAACATGGGTATTAGACTTAAAACAACGACAATGGCGGAAAATGAATCCAGTTCAGGAACCGTCTCCCAGCAAAAGTCGCTCACGAAACCTGGATTATGATGAAGAACGGAATCTATTCATTCTGGAAACCTCATCCGACAAGACCAATCGTCCGGAAATCTGGACGTATCGTTATGCAGAACAGAAGCAGGAAAAACAATTATCTGCACCGCAATCTTTACGTGCCTTGACGGATGAAGAGGGGGGCGTGCAGCTTGCCTGGTCCGCCGTGGGCGGGGCGGAGCGCTATCGCATCTACCGGGCCGTGGCTGACAAGCCGTGGCAAACGCAATTCACTTTGGCCGGCCAGACCGACTCCTGCACCTGGCGCGATCGCGCACCTTCTGCTACCGCCACGACTTGGTATCGCATCACCGCCGTGGATGCCCAGGGACGGGAAAGCCCTCCGAGCCGGCGTGCCCGCAGCGACCCTCCTGCACCGCGCCGCCTGACCGCTTCCGCTACAGACAAGGGCGTGTCACTGCAATGGCCTGCGGCTGACCAGGCAGATATCGTCGGCTGGCATGTCTACCGGGGACGGGTCATTCCGCGCACGGTCCGCAAGGGCCAGCCTGCCGCCTGGCGCGACAATGACCCCGAATACGACCAACCGCAGTTCGTCGAAGTCCAGGACATCGTGCAGTGGCAGCGCCTCACCCGCGAACCGGTCCGCCAAACCCACTGGCATGACACTGTCACACTCCGTCAGAAATCCCCAGACAGCGACTACCCCTGGACCGTTTATGCCTATGTTCTTCGCGCGGTCAATCGCCTGGGGCGCGAAAGCGGCCCTTCGCCCTACGTCCTGACCATTCCCAGCGAACCCCGCCATGTCCTCTGCCGGGAAGTGGAAGACTTTGCGGAAATCCAATGGGAACCACCCTTGGAAAAAAATGTGATTGGATATCATATCTACATGCTTCGGGGTACATGGGAAATCATTCGCCTCACCGATCAACCGATCCGGGAAACCCGCTACCGCTATCGCGTCGGGCGGCAGCGTGTCACCCGTTTCTGGGTCACCGCTGTCGATCATTTGGGCCAGGAAGGGCAACCCTCGTCGCCGGCATGGTTCGGCCGGGCTTACCGCGGTTTCTTCGAGGGCGATTGGCATCAGTAG
- a CDS encoding PVC-type heme-binding CxxCH protein has protein sequence MLHAWLRWRLSLGSGIFLALLGGGGLLSSVLVGAAGGTATSSASEGKASPAVPPATRQFRLNGHTFTLPDGFVIEVAAASDLAPRPITAAFDDQGRLYVADSSGSNENVQIQLQKKPHRILRLEDTNGDGVFDKANVFVKNIMFPEGTMWYKGSLYVAAPPQILKFTDTDGDGQADREEVWFDGKTLTGCANDLHGPYLGPDGYIYWCKGAFARQEYTLPSGRKFVTRAAHIFRATPDGKQIEPVITGGMDNPVDVVFMPNGEMIFSTTFFQHPAYGKRDGLIHAIYGGIYGKDHDPIYEHPWTSPQLMPVLTHMGPAAPCGLHRYTSDQFGPEYRHNLFCCQFNLRKVSRHVLTPHGSTYTCQDFDFLVSDNIDFHPTDVLEDRDGSLLVVDTGGWYKICCPTSQSMKPDVTGAIYRIKRVGAHQQRQAPLPEPLPRLKRIALERDASGLKEALAALRDADLMKRRWAAEALGRIGDPQAVPALLEALADPANDRPLDHALTYALLEIGDASATAAGLRHSSPRVRRAALTVLSYLPAARSDPQPVLAALNDPDADLRATAWWIAGRNPPWGEHLAGYFRNQFRHLERLDAAQRQELVDRLTRFVTHPLIQQVVAEAAAQEKTAPLALTVMAHSRLKTLPESWQKALIALAPQITQRSLYEAALAVFRAVPLNSPAEARSFAAFQAALPLARLWPEGTPPAEVRLLILASRPPSHTLSESDLALTLEYLHRQADTSPRALAAAALARGPLSADQLRRLARTLPHVHPLEIPKVLDVFSKTPSPEVVRTLLETLEQPECRSLVRREMLQPILDKVPALRAEAERFYALLEQDRAAEKARLDQLLAELQKLPADVRRGQRVFHSAKANCAACHKVGYVGGIVGPDLTRIGSIRGERDLLEAIVFPSASFVRSYEPVRVITADERVLNGIITRDNPEEIVLVLDADKQERVARRDIASITPSTVSIMPAGLDQQLTRQELADLLAFLKACR, from the coding sequence ATGCTGCACGCTTGGCTTCGATGGCGCCTGTCCCTGGGAAGTGGGATATTTCTGGCTCTCCTCGGAGGGGGAGGGCTGCTGTCTTCGGTCCTTGTAGGCGCGGCGGGAGGCACAGCCACTTCTTCGGCGTCTGAGGGAAAAGCCTCACCGGCGGTCCCCCCCGCCACCCGGCAGTTTCGCCTCAACGGCCACACCTTCACGTTGCCCGACGGCTTTGTGATCGAAGTGGCCGCTGCCAGCGATCTGGCGCCCCGCCCCATCACAGCGGCCTTCGATGACCAGGGGCGGCTGTATGTGGCCGACTCCAGCGGTTCCAATGAAAATGTACAAATTCAGCTCCAGAAGAAACCTCATCGTATCCTTCGTCTGGAAGATACAAATGGAGACGGCGTTTTCGATAAAGCCAATGTCTTTGTGAAAAACATCATGTTCCCTGAAGGGACAATGTGGTACAAAGGTTCCCTCTATGTTGCTGCTCCGCCTCAAATCCTCAAGTTCACGGATACCGACGGGGATGGTCAGGCCGACCGGGAGGAAGTCTGGTTCGACGGCAAGACACTCACCGGCTGTGCCAACGACTTGCACGGCCCCTATCTCGGCCCCGATGGCTACATCTATTGGTGCAAAGGGGCTTTCGCCCGGCAGGAATACACCCTGCCCTCCGGACGGAAGTTTGTCACCCGTGCCGCCCACATCTTCCGAGCCACTCCCGATGGCAAGCAGATCGAACCGGTCATCACCGGCGGTATGGATAACCCCGTGGATGTTGTCTTTATGCCTAATGGAGAAATGATCTTCAGTACAACGTTTTTCCAACATCCAGCCTATGGAAAACGAGATGGATTGATCCATGCCATCTATGGCGGTATCTACGGCAAAGATCACGATCCGATCTATGAGCATCCTTGGACGTCGCCCCAGTTGATGCCAGTGTTGACTCATATGGGGCCGGCTGCCCCCTGCGGCCTGCACCGCTACACCAGTGATCAGTTCGGACCGGAATACCGCCACAATCTCTTCTGCTGTCAGTTCAATCTCCGCAAGGTCAGCCGCCACGTTCTGACGCCTCATGGCTCGACGTACACCTGCCAGGATTTTGACTTCCTCGTCTCCGATAACATAGACTTTCATCCCACGGATGTGCTGGAAGACCGCGATGGTTCGCTGCTGGTGGTGGACACCGGCGGCTGGTACAAAATCTGCTGCCCGACCTCGCAATCCATGAAGCCGGATGTGACCGGGGCCATCTACCGCATCAAACGTGTCGGGGCGCATCAGCAGCGCCAGGCTCCCCTTCCCGAACCGCTGCCCCGCCTCAAGCGGATCGCCCTGGAACGAGATGCGAGCGGCCTGAAGGAAGCCCTTGCTGCCTTGCGTGATGCGGACCTCATGAAGCGGCGCTGGGCCGCGGAAGCGTTGGGGCGCATCGGCGATCCCCAGGCCGTGCCGGCCTTGCTGGAGGCACTAGCCGATCCGGCGAACGACCGCCCCCTGGATCATGCCCTCACCTACGCGCTGCTGGAAATCGGAGACGCTTCCGCTACGGCCGCTGGCTTGCGCCATTCTTCCCCCCGCGTCCGCCGTGCCGCCCTCACGGTGCTCTCCTATCTCCCCGCTGCCCGCTCGGACCCCCAGCCGGTCTTGGCCGCCCTCAACGACCCCGATGCCGACTTACGGGCCACTGCCTGGTGGATCGCCGGACGCAATCCTCCGTGGGGCGAGCATCTCGCCGGTTACTTCCGCAACCAATTCCGCCACCTCGAACGCCTGGATGCTGCCCAGCGACAGGAGCTAGTCGATCGGCTCACCCGCTTCGTGACCCATCCGCTGATCCAGCAGGTCGTCGCCGAAGCTGCCGCCCAGGAAAAGACGGCCCCCCTGGCTCTCACGGTGATGGCACACAGCCGGCTCAAGACTCTGCCCGAAAGTTGGCAGAAGGCCCTGATTGCTCTGGCGCCTCAGATCACCCAGCGCTCCCTTTACGAGGCCGCTCTCGCGGTCTTTCGCGCCGTGCCCTTGAACAGTCCGGCAGAAGCCCGCTCGTTCGCCGCTTTCCAGGCGGCCTTGCCCCTCGCCCGCCTCTGGCCGGAGGGAACGCCTCCCGCCGAGGTCCGCCTCCTGATCCTGGCTTCCCGGCCCCCCAGCCACACCCTCTCGGAAAGTGACCTGGCACTGACACTCGAATACCTGCATCGCCAAGCCGACACCTCCCCGCGTGCCCTGGCTGCTGCCGCCCTGGCCCGCGGCCCCCTTTCCGCGGATCAACTCCGCCGCCTCGCCCGCACCCTCCCCCATGTGCACCCCCTGGAAATTCCCAAAGTCCTCGATGTGTTCAGCAAAACTCCCTCGCCGGAAGTCGTGCGGACCCTCCTGGAAACCCTGGAGCAACCGGAATGCCGCAGCCTCGTCCGCCGCGAAATGCTCCAGCCCATCCTAGACAAGGTTCCCGCCTTGCGAGCGGAAGCCGAACGATTCTACGCCCTGCTCGAACAGGATCGCGCCGCGGAAAAAGCCCGTCTGGATCAGTTGCTGGCAGAATTGCAGAAACTCCCCGCTGATGTCCGCCGCGGCCAACGCGTCTTTCACTCGGCGAAAGCCAATTGTGCCGCCTGCCACAAAGTCGGCTACGTCGGCGGGATTGTCGGACCGGACCTCACCCGCATCGGCAGCATCCGTGGCGAACGCGACCTGCTGGAAGCCATCGTCTTTCCTAGCGCCAGCTTCGTACGCAGTTACGAACCGGTCCGCGTCATCACTGCCGATGAACGGGTCCTCAACGGCATCATCACGCGGGACAATCCCGAAGAAATTGTCCTCGTCCTCGATGCGGACAAACAGGAGCGCGTGGCCCGGCGCGACATCGCGTCCATCACGCCCAGCACTGTTTCTATCATGCCGGCGGGATTGGATCAGCAGCTCACGCGCCAGGAACTAGCCGACCTGCTCGCCTTCCTCAAAGCCTGCCGTTGA
- a CDS encoding right-handed parallel beta-helix repeat-containing protein, translating to MKKSRFYVWTSVCMMVLATCLAFAASRAPRSDTAGEGKVELAAGDVRRFGAKGDGIQDDTEALQKAVDSGVGHIILPRGTYRLSRTVTVDLSKTGYVCLDGGGVARLLMTGAGPALRFVGTHQGTAAPHTVQEVVWKQERMPRVEGLEITGTHPQADGLAVTGTMQMIISHVLIRQCRHGIHLLQRNRNVIIASSHIYHNKGIGIFLDHVNLHQINISASHISYCDEGGIVCRGGEIRNLQISGCDLESNQGKNSPPTANVLIEGGANAEVAISGCTIQHNHEARGSANIRIRGLSERVVPKTDERREGHITITGNVLSDVMVNVHLDHVRGAVITGNTFWTAYEHNLLIEDSSYIIVGENNFDRNPRYWREEREDTANAIVLRRCSECILKGFVISATRACTAAVTLEQCHRCQVQGLSIVDCDGIGLLLRGVTRSRISDCLIRDDRPHANSISIQAQGGKENMIIDNYLGRPAQIDNTEGMIERNWMIREQK from the coding sequence ATGAAAAAGAGTCGATTTTATGTATGGACATCAGTATGTATGATGGTTTTGGCCACTTGCCTGGCTTTCGCTGCGTCTCGTGCGCCCCGCAGTGACACGGCGGGCGAGGGGAAGGTGGAGCTGGCGGCGGGCGACGTCCGCCGTTTCGGCGCCAAAGGCGACGGCATCCAGGATGACACGGAAGCCTTGCAGAAGGCGGTGGACAGCGGCGTGGGACACATCATTCTGCCGCGGGGCACCTACCGCCTGAGCCGGACCGTGACGGTCGATTTGAGCAAAACCGGCTATGTGTGTCTCGATGGCGGCGGAGTGGCGCGCCTCCTCATGACGGGTGCAGGACCAGCTCTGCGCTTTGTCGGCACTCACCAGGGAACCGCTGCTCCCCACACGGTGCAGGAGGTTGTCTGGAAACAAGAACGCATGCCACGCGTCGAAGGACTGGAGATCACCGGCACGCACCCGCAAGCCGACGGCCTCGCCGTTACGGGCACCATGCAGATGATCATCTCCCATGTGCTGATCCGCCAGTGCCGCCATGGCATTCACTTGCTCCAGCGCAATCGCAATGTGATCATTGCAAGTTCCCACATATATCACAACAAAGGAATTGGTATTTTTCTCGACCATGTCAATTTGCATCAAATCAATATATCAGCCTCGCATATCAGCTACTGTGATGAAGGGGGCATCGTCTGTCGCGGCGGAGAGATTCGCAATTTGCAAATCAGCGGTTGCGACCTCGAGAGCAATCAGGGGAAGAATAGCCCGCCCACGGCGAATGTTCTGATCGAAGGCGGTGCCAACGCCGAGGTGGCGATCAGCGGCTGCACCATCCAGCACAATCATGAAGCCCGCGGTTCGGCTAACATTCGCATCCGGGGTCTCAGCGAACGAGTGGTTCCTAAGACAGATGAACGCCGCGAGGGGCACATCACCATAACCGGCAACGTTCTCAGCGACGTCATGGTTAACGTCCATTTGGATCATGTCCGTGGGGCCGTCATCACCGGCAACACCTTCTGGACGGCTTATGAACATAATCTATTAATAGAAGATAGTTCCTATATCATCGTCGGTGAGAATAATTTTGATCGCAATCCCCGCTATTGGCGTGAAGAACGTGAGGACACTGCAAATGCCATAGTATTGCGCCGATGTTCCGAATGTATATTGAAAGGATTTGTTATCTCAGCGACGCGGGCTTGTACGGCCGCGGTGACCTTGGAACAATGCCATCGCTGCCAGGTCCAAGGGTTATCCATTGTGGATTGTGATGGTATTGGCTTGTTATTACGGGGAGTGACGCGCTCGCGCATCAGCGATTGCCTCATCCGGGATGATCGTCCCCACGCTAATTCGATCAGTATTCAAGCTCAAGGTGGGAAAGAGAACATGATCATTGACAATTATCTTGGCAGGCCAGCACAGATTGATAATACAGAAGGAATGATTGAGAGAAACTGGATGATTCGAGAGCAAAAATAA
- a CDS encoding NADH-quinone oxidoreductase subunit D, translating into MAERVTDQVLELPVPAAGQLVEMDVRTDEMLLNMGPQHPSTHGVLRLVLRTDGEVVEEVTPHLGYLHRCAEKIGENVTPIQFIPYTDRMDYLAGMNMNLGYSLAIEKLAGIVVPEKANIIRVIVCELNRIASHLVGMGAYGLDLGSFSPFLYAFREREHILDLFEDVCGARLTYSYITIGGVHDDLPAGWTQRVRHFLDYFRPRIEEYHALLTHNHMFVRRTAGIGVLSKDQALSYACSGPVLRASLNRQQGDPAWDLRKIEPYCGYENYSFDIPIPPFEDAPPSTVIGDCWHRFYVRMREVVESVRIVEQAVERYDALHAEEERLRQEYEQRRGTLSAEEAKAQEAQWQELLRKKYAHRVEPPRHLPAGECYVETECPRGQMGFYVVGRPSKENVPLRVRARSSSFCNLSVVPELCRGCLMADIPAIVGSIDIVMGEIDR; encoded by the coding sequence ATGGCGGAGCGGGTGACTGATCAGGTCCTGGAGTTGCCGGTACCGGCGGCGGGCCAGTTGGTGGAAATGGATGTCCGCACGGACGAGATGCTCCTGAATATGGGACCGCAGCATCCGAGCACCCACGGGGTGTTGCGGCTGGTCCTGCGGACTGATGGGGAGGTGGTCGAGGAGGTGACCCCCCATCTGGGTTATTTGCATCGCTGTGCGGAAAAGATCGGCGAGAATGTCACGCCCATCCAGTTCATCCCGTACACAGATCGTATGGATTACCTGGCCGGGATGAATATGAATCTGGGTTACTCACTCGCCATTGAGAAATTGGCGGGAATCGTTGTTCCCGAAAAAGCCAACATCATACGTGTCATTGTTTGCGAATTGAATCGTATTGCTTCCCATCTTGTGGGCATGGGAGCATATGGTCTGGATTTGGGTTCCTTTTCTCCATTTTTGTATGCATTTCGCGAGCGGGAGCATATTCTGGATTTGTTTGAAGACGTCTGTGGAGCACGTTTGACATATAGCTACATCACTATCGGCGGAGTCCATGATGATCTGCCCGCGGGATGGACGCAGCGGGTGCGGCACTTTCTCGACTATTTCCGGCCCCGGATTGAAGAGTACCATGCCCTCTTGACCCACAATCACATGTTTGTGAGGCGGACCGCCGGCATTGGTGTGTTGAGTAAAGATCAGGCGTTGTCGTATGCCTGTAGCGGTCCTGTATTGCGCGCCTCTTTGAATCGGCAGCAAGGGGACCCGGCATGGGATTTGCGTAAAATTGAACCCTATTGCGGCTACGAAAATTATTCTTTCGATATCCCCATTCCGCCTTTTGAGGATGCTCCGCCATCAACTGTAATTGGAGACTGTTGGCATCGGTTTTATGTACGGATGCGGGAGGTGGTCGAGAGCGTGCGGATTGTGGAACAGGCGGTAGAGCGTTACGACGCTCTGCATGCCGAGGAGGAACGGCTGCGTCAGGAGTATGAGCAGCGGCGGGGAACGCTCTCCGCTGAGGAAGCGAAAGCCCAGGAGGCCCAGTGGCAGGAGTTGCTGCGGAAGAAGTATGCCCACCGGGTCGAGCCGCCGCGCCATCTGCCTGCCGGGGAGTGCTATGTGGAGACCGAGTGCCCCCGCGGCCAAATGGGCTTTTACGTGGTCGGACGGCCTAGCAAGGAAAATGTCCCCCTGCGGGTACGTGCCCGTTCCAGTAGCTTTTGCAACCTCAGCGTAGTCCCTGAACTTTGCCGCGGCTGTCTGATGGCAGACATTCCGGCGATCGTCGGCAGTATCGACATTGTTATGGGTGAAATCGACCGCTGA
- a CDS encoding DUF1571 domain-containing protein, whose amino-acid sequence MRRAFAILSVVAAGWWGGSLAQITAGSPKAASPSSPAAATSPSAASPPTAAAGVLGAKGVEALSAMLREAAAAHARLRDYTCTFTRQERLQGVLGAEEVALMQVRVQPLGVRVRFTQPQAVAGLELAYSAQSRPGKVRLRPAGPDGLKGFRLLETDDPKFLAAHRYPLPQWTIGALLQRLHALIERERGLRNPIEVLTADYLYAQQDVTRYELLLRRPHAFRSAARAILYVDKKTKLPLRYEAYTSTQPSAPHSDLLEMYSYTDLRLNTGLSEKVFAE is encoded by the coding sequence ATTCTGAGTGTAGTGGCGGCAGGGTGGTGGGGCGGGAGTCTGGCGCAGATAACTGCGGGCAGTCCGAAGGCGGCTTCACCATCGAGTCCAGCGGCTGCGACTTCCCCCTCTGCGGCTTCTCCCCCCACAGCGGCCGCAGGAGTGCTGGGGGCCAAGGGGGTCGAGGCGTTGTCTGCTATGCTTCGGGAAGCCGCCGCGGCCCATGCCCGCCTGCGGGACTATACCTGCACCTTTACCCGCCAGGAACGCCTCCAGGGTGTGTTGGGGGCGGAAGAAGTCGCCCTGATGCAGGTTCGGGTCCAACCGCTGGGCGTTCGCGTCCGCTTCACACAGCCCCAAGCAGTCGCCGGTCTGGAGCTGGCCTATTCCGCGCAGAGCCGGCCTGGGAAAGTCCGCCTCCGCCCCGCCGGTCCAGACGGCCTCAAGGGATTCCGCCTCCTGGAAACCGACGACCCCAAGTTCCTCGCCGCCCACCGCTATCCCCTGCCCCAATGGACGATCGGCGCTCTGCTGCAACGCCTCCATGCCCTGATAGAACGCGAACGCGGCCTACGCAACCCCATCGAAGTTTTGACCGCCGACTACCTCTATGCCCAGCAGGACGTGACACGCTATGAACTTCTCCTGCGCCGGCCCCATGCCTTCCGTTCGGCTGCCCGCGCCATCCTCTACGTGGACAAAAAAACCAAACTCCCCCTCCGCTATGAAGCCTACACTTCGACCCAGCCTTCCGCTCCGCACTCCGACTTGCTGGAAATGTACAGCTACACCGACCTGCGCCTTAACACCGGCCTGAGCGAAAAGGTCTTCGCCGAATAG